In Stenotrophomonas sp. 169, one DNA window encodes the following:
- a CDS encoding NUDIX hydrolase has protein sequence MSETTTTVAALDDQLRQLLRDHALRVPDQAGLADEFSTLLDDPLNPFLRERLSGHFTGSAWLVSADGRRVLLTHHRKLARWLQLGGHADGDRDLARVALNEAEEESGLDGLRLEHPAIFDLDKHWIPARTDVPGHWHYDVRFVVRAGTSEAFVVSEESLELAWRDIAQIAADPEADPSLQRMAQRWR, from the coding sequence ATGTCGGAAACAACTACAACCGTTGCCGCGCTTGACGATCAGCTTCGTCAATTGTTGCGGGATCATGCGCTCCGAGTACCTGATCAAGCCGGGCTCGCTGACGAATTCAGCACACTTCTGGACGATCCCCTCAATCCCTTCCTGCGCGAGCGTCTCTCCGGCCACTTCACCGGCAGCGCGTGGCTGGTGAGCGCCGACGGGCGACGCGTGCTGCTGACGCATCACCGCAAACTGGCGCGTTGGCTGCAGTTGGGCGGGCATGCGGATGGCGATCGCGACCTGGCGCGTGTGGCACTGAACGAAGCGGAAGAAGAGTCCGGCCTGGACGGGCTCCGATTGGAGCACCCCGCGATCTTCGATCTGGACAAGCACTGGATACCCGCGCGTACCGACGTGCCGGGGCACTGGCATTACGACGTGCGTTTCGTGGTGCGTGCCGGCACTTCAGAAGCCTTCGTCGTCAGCGAAGAGTCACTGGAACTGGCCTGGCGCGACATCGCACAGATCGCTGCGGACCCCGAAGCCGACCCCTCACTGCAGCGCATGGCCCAGCGCTGGCGGTAG
- a CDS encoding amino acid permease, with protein sequence MLKALLRVKPVEPAGHVDAGEPIEGSLDGEATLKRTLTAKHLILLGIGAVIGAGIFVLTGQAAANHAGPAIMLSFVLAGLACALAGLCYAEFAAMMPVSGSAYSYSYATLGEGMAWFIGWCLVLEYLFASASVAVGWSAYLISFITTTLNMPFPDALSAAPIAWTGQEFIASGKLFNLPAVLIVAAVSGLLYVGITQSAFVNAIIVAIKVTVICLFIGFGATHIDPANWTPFIPENTGVSGEFGWSGVFRAATIVFFAYIGFDAVSTAAGETKDPQRNMPIGLLGSLAVCTIVYIIVCAVLTGMMPYQLLGTDKPVATALEPYASLSWLKTAVEIGAIAGLSSVVLVMMMGQTRIAYTISRDGLLPKFFGKIHPRFHTPYWATIVVGVLAAALAGMVPLNVLGELVSMGTLLAFATVCVGVLVLRYTRPELERPFRVPLVWVICPLGAAMCLFLFWQAFVVHWHLFLGWTFLGLLIYFGYGMRNSKLAKSP encoded by the coding sequence ATGCTGAAAGCTCTGTTGAGGGTCAAACCGGTTGAGCCAGCCGGACACGTAGACGCTGGCGAACCCATCGAAGGCAGCCTGGACGGCGAAGCCACCCTGAAACGGACGCTCACGGCAAAACACCTGATCCTGCTCGGCATTGGTGCCGTGATCGGTGCGGGCATCTTCGTACTCACCGGACAGGCAGCCGCCAATCATGCCGGCCCCGCGATCATGCTGTCCTTCGTGCTGGCGGGCCTGGCCTGCGCACTGGCGGGCCTGTGCTACGCAGAGTTCGCCGCGATGATGCCGGTGTCCGGCAGCGCGTACTCCTACTCCTATGCCACCCTCGGCGAAGGCATGGCCTGGTTCATCGGCTGGTGCCTGGTGCTGGAATACCTGTTCGCCTCGGCCTCGGTCGCGGTCGGCTGGTCGGCCTATCTGATCAGCTTCATCACCACCACGCTCAACATGCCGTTCCCGGATGCGCTGAGCGCAGCGCCGATCGCGTGGACCGGCCAGGAGTTCATTGCCTCGGGCAAGCTGTTCAACCTGCCGGCCGTGCTGATCGTGGCGGCCGTCTCCGGGCTGTTGTACGTGGGCATCACCCAGTCGGCCTTCGTCAACGCGATCATCGTGGCGATCAAGGTCACCGTCATCTGCCTGTTCATCGGCTTTGGCGCGACGCACATCGATCCGGCGAACTGGACGCCCTTCATCCCCGAGAACACCGGCGTGAGCGGCGAGTTCGGCTGGAGCGGCGTGTTCCGCGCCGCCACCATCGTGTTCTTCGCCTACATCGGTTTCGATGCGGTCTCCACCGCGGCGGGCGAAACCAAGGACCCCCAGCGCAACATGCCGATCGGCCTGCTGGGCTCGCTGGCGGTGTGCACCATCGTCTACATCATCGTCTGCGCCGTGCTGACAGGCATGATGCCGTACCAACTGCTCGGCACCGACAAGCCGGTTGCCACCGCGCTGGAGCCGTATGCCAGCTTGAGCTGGTTGAAGACCGCCGTGGAGATCGGCGCCATTGCCGGCCTGTCGTCGGTGGTGCTGGTGATGATGATGGGCCAGACCCGCATCGCGTACACCATTTCCCGCGACGGTCTGCTGCCGAAGTTCTTCGGCAAGATCCACCCGCGTTTCCACACCCCGTACTGGGCCACGATCGTGGTGGGCGTGCTGGCCGCCGCGCTGGCCGGCATGGTGCCGCTGAACGTGCTGGGTGAACTGGTGTCGATGGGGACCCTGCTGGCCTTCGCCACGGTGTGCGTGGGCGTGCTGGTGCTGCGTTATACCCGCCCGGAACTGGAGCGTCCGTTCCGCGTGCCGCTGGTCTGGGTCATCTGCCCGCTCGGTGCGGCGATGTGCCTGTTCCTGTTCTGGCAGGCCTTCGTGGTGCATTGGCATCTGTTCCTCGGCTGGACCTTCCTGGGCCTGCTGATCTACTTCGGCTACGGCATGCGTAACAGCAAGCTCGCCAAGTCACCCTGA
- a CDS encoding amino acid permease translates to MLKQLWATKHPHAAHEDANGLSLTRTLGPWGLTALGIGAVIGGGIFVITGQAAANHAGPAIMLSFVLAAICCGFCALAYAEFAAMVPVSGSAYSYTYATFGELAAWFIGWMLVLEYGVSASAVAVSWTGYFLSLLSHFDVHLPAALVSAPLDGQLRPTGAIANVPAALLVLALTWLCYHGIRKSSAMNMAMVILKTGLIVLVIAVGWKYVDTANWHPFIPENTGPGQFGMEGVLRGAAMVFFAYIGFEAVSVAAQESHRPQRDMPIGMMLSLVICTVLYIAMAAVMTGLVPYQLLGTDEPVVTAVAAHPTLGWLRVVVEIGALVGLSSVVLVMIIGQPRIFMIMGRDGLLPPLFTKIHPKYRTPHINTVITGIGIALLAALFPLDVLGELTSMGTLIAFAAVCAGVLVLRHTQPDLPRPFRIRAAWLVCSLGVLSCLALLSAMTFHNWMLMGVWTAVGFAIYFGYGYRHSRLRGK, encoded by the coding sequence ATGCTCAAGCAACTGTGGGCCACCAAGCATCCGCACGCCGCCCATGAAGACGCCAACGGTCTCAGTCTGACCCGTACCCTGGGGCCATGGGGACTGACGGCGCTGGGCATCGGTGCGGTGATCGGCGGTGGCATCTTCGTCATCACCGGCCAGGCCGCCGCCAACCACGCCGGGCCGGCGATCATGCTGTCCTTCGTGCTGGCCGCCATCTGCTGCGGCTTCTGTGCACTGGCCTACGCCGAGTTCGCCGCGATGGTGCCGGTATCCGGCAGTGCCTACAGCTACACCTACGCGACCTTCGGCGAGCTGGCGGCCTGGTTCATCGGCTGGATGCTGGTGCTGGAATACGGCGTATCCGCGTCGGCCGTCGCGGTCAGCTGGACCGGCTACTTCCTCAGTCTGCTGAGCCACTTCGACGTCCACCTGCCTGCCGCGCTGGTCAGCGCACCGCTGGATGGGCAGCTGCGCCCGACCGGTGCCATCGCCAACGTGCCTGCCGCGCTGCTGGTGCTGGCGCTGACATGGCTGTGCTACCACGGCATCCGCAAGTCGTCGGCGATGAACATGGCGATGGTGATCCTGAAGACGGGCCTGATCGTGCTGGTCATCGCCGTGGGCTGGAAGTACGTCGACACCGCCAACTGGCATCCCTTCATCCCGGAAAACACCGGTCCCGGCCAGTTCGGCATGGAAGGTGTGCTGCGCGGCGCGGCGATGGTGTTCTTCGCCTACATCGGCTTTGAAGCGGTGTCCGTGGCGGCGCAGGAATCGCATCGTCCGCAGCGCGACATGCCGATCGGCATGATGCTCTCACTGGTGATCTGCACGGTGCTGTACATCGCCATGGCCGCGGTGATGACCGGCCTGGTGCCGTATCAGCTGCTGGGTACCGATGAGCCGGTGGTCACCGCCGTAGCCGCCCACCCGACGCTCGGCTGGTTGCGCGTCGTCGTGGAAATCGGCGCCCTGGTGGGCCTGTCGTCGGTGGTGCTGGTGATGATCATCGGCCAGCCGCGCATCTTCATGATCATGGGCCGCGACGGCCTGCTGCCGCCGTTGTTCACCAAGATCCATCCGAAGTACCGCACCCCGCACATCAACACCGTGATCACCGGCATCGGCATTGCGCTGCTGGCGGCGCTGTTCCCGCTGGACGTGCTGGGTGAGCTGACCTCGATGGGCACCCTGATCGCCTTCGCGGCGGTGTGCGCCGGCGTGCTGGTGCTGCGCCACACCCAGCCGGACCTGCCGCGGCCCTTCCGCATCCGCGCCGCGTGGCTGGTGTGCAGTCTGGGCGTGCTGAGCTGCCTGGCGCTGCTGTCGGCCATGACGTTCCATAACTGGATGCTGATGGGCGTGTGGACGGCGGTGGGCTTTGCGATCTACTTCGGCTACGGCTACCGCCACAGCCGCCTGCGCGGGAAGTAA
- a CDS encoding methylthioribulose 1-phosphate dehydratase, translating to MNAPTFPYDTQRLSELAQLLIDNIRELAQAGWTPATSSNFSHRLDDHHAAITVSGRDKGRLIEDDIMVVDFDGKAVGRPLRPSAETLLHTQLYRRFPEVGCVLHTHSPVQTIASRLYAPQGHIRLEGYELLKAFAGNSTHEMAIDVPVFANTQDMDVLSAQVDALLDTQCLWGYLIDGHGLYAWGRDMAEARRHLEAFEFLFHCELELRRLRN from the coding sequence ATGAACGCGCCCACTTTCCCCTACGACACCCAGCGCCTGAGTGAACTGGCGCAGCTGCTGATCGACAACATCCGCGAGCTGGCCCAGGCCGGCTGGACGCCGGCGACCAGCAGCAACTTCTCCCATCGGCTGGACGACCACCATGCCGCGATCACGGTCTCCGGCCGCGACAAGGGCCGGCTGATCGAAGACGACATCATGGTCGTCGACTTCGACGGCAAGGCCGTCGGCCGCCCGCTGCGCCCGTCCGCGGAAACCCTGCTGCATACCCAGCTGTATCGCCGCTTTCCGGAAGTGGGCTGCGTGCTGCATACGCATTCGCCGGTGCAGACGATCGCCTCGCGCCTGTATGCACCGCAGGGCCACATCCGCCTGGAAGGCTATGAGCTGCTGAAGGCCTTCGCCGGCAACAGCACGCATGAAATGGCCATCGACGTGCCGGTGTTCGCCAATACCCAGGACATGGACGTGCTGTCGGCACAGGTCGATGCCCTGCTGGACACGCAGTGCCTGTGGGGCTACCTGATCGATGGCCACGGCCTGTACGCATGGGGCCGCGACATGGCCGAAGCGCGGCGCCATCTGGAAGCCTTCGAGTTCCTGTTCCACTGCGAGCTGGAACTGCGCCGCCTGCGCAACTGA
- a CDS encoding acireductone dioxygenase, whose translation MSRLRIYNDTAPDTPLLDTQDGAQIAAELQKIGVTFERWTASQPVAPGASQDEVFAAYRSDIDRLVAERGFKSVDVASIAPDNPNRAELRKKFLDEHFHKEDEVRFFVAGSGLFTLHVDEKVYEIECVKNDLIAVPDSVNHWFDMGDEPSFVAIRFFTEADGWVGHFTGTDIAQKFPRYVPTQD comes from the coding sequence ATGAGCCGACTGCGCATCTACAACGACACTGCCCCCGACACGCCGCTGCTGGATACCCAGGACGGTGCGCAGATTGCCGCCGAACTGCAGAAGATCGGCGTGACCTTCGAGCGCTGGACCGCCAGCCAGCCCGTCGCCCCCGGCGCCAGCCAGGACGAGGTGTTTGCCGCCTACCGCAGCGACATCGATCGGCTGGTCGCCGAGCGCGGCTTCAAGAGCGTGGACGTGGCCTCGATCGCGCCGGACAATCCGAACCGCGCCGAGCTGCGGAAGAAATTCCTCGACGAACACTTCCACAAGGAGGACGAAGTGCGTTTCTTCGTCGCCGGCTCCGGGCTGTTCACCCTGCACGTGGACGAGAAGGTCTACGAGATCGAGTGCGTCAAGAACGACCTGATCGCCGTGCCGGACAGTGTCAATCACTGGTTCGACATGGGCGATGAGCCGAGCTTCGTGGCGATCCGCTTCTTCACCGAAGCCGATGGCTGGGTCGGGCATTTCACCGGCACCGACATCGCGCAGAAGTTCCCCCGCTACGTGCCTACCCAGGACTGA
- the mtnC gene encoding acireductone synthase codes for MQPRVILTDIEGTTSSISFVKNVLFPYARKALPGFIATHGNEPDVRRWLDAVATEIGGACQDSLVAETLQGWIDQDRKHTALKALQGKIWETGYRNGDYKAHFYPEVAAVLKGWHAAGLPLYVYSSGSVPAQKQFFGFSDAGDLTALVSGWFDTEIGGKREAESYRRIVDAIGVPAGEILFLSDVVEELDAARDAGLQTRLLDRLDDYPLPRSGEATHGHERVENFQQIAF; via the coding sequence ATGCAGCCCCGCGTCATCCTCACCGATATCGAAGGCACCACCAGCAGCATCTCCTTCGTCAAGAACGTGCTGTTCCCGTATGCGCGCAAGGCGCTGCCCGGTTTCATCGCGACCCACGGCAACGAACCGGACGTGCGGCGGTGGCTGGACGCCGTAGCGACCGAAATCGGCGGTGCCTGCCAGGACAGCCTGGTGGCGGAAACGCTGCAGGGCTGGATCGACCAGGACCGCAAGCACACCGCGCTGAAAGCGCTGCAGGGCAAGATCTGGGAAACCGGCTACCGCAATGGCGATTACAAGGCGCACTTCTATCCGGAAGTGGCCGCCGTACTGAAGGGCTGGCATGCCGCGGGATTGCCGCTGTATGTGTATTCGTCCGGATCGGTGCCGGCGCAGAAGCAGTTCTTCGGTTTCAGCGACGCCGGTGACCTGACCGCCCTGGTATCGGGCTGGTTCGACACGGAAATCGGTGGCAAGCGCGAGGCGGAAAGCTACCGCCGCATTGTCGATGCGATCGGCGTACCGGCCGGCGAGATCCTGTTCCTGTCCGATGTGGTGGAAGAGCTCGATGCCGCGCGCGACGCTGGATTGCAGACGCGGCTGTTGGATCGGTTGGACGACTACCCGCTGCCACGCAGCGGTGAAGCGACGCACGGCCACGAGCGCGTGGAGAATTTCCAGCAAATCGCGTTCTGA
- a CDS encoding glycoside hydrolase family 2 protein, with amino-acid sequence MQNRITSWCLAIAVMLLLMPAQAPAAVLDARWEFRLLPGNAQASAHPRASAWRTAQVPGSVHTDLLAHALIPDPYVGAPEASLQWIGLADWEYRATFDVAAATLARPHAELVFEGLDTFAEVELNGQPLLRADNAHRTWIARVEGRLQPRGNTLRIVFRSPITTLLPSVQAMPHKIAGNYPSPYGDEPRDAMVGNFVRKPAYHFGWDWGPRYVTAGVWRPVRLETWGAHRIDDLAVRTDRLDADAALLTAQVTVRHEGAAASALLDVDVRDPEGRIVARAQHNALLQPGEQQIDVPLQIDQPRRWWPAGQGAQDRYTVHASLGRDEDPALRAERRIGLRSIELRRQDDADGGQGFAFVINGREIFAKGANVIPFDAFPARVDTSRLRTILTAARDANMNMLRNWGGGYYEDDAFFDIADELGLLVWQDFMFGGGMQPGYDPAFRQSVVAEARDNVRRLRHHPSIVLWCGNNEEETAWKDWGHGRDLAKADPVFAAKVWQGYVDLFGNDLRRVVAEEALGVPYWSSSPSNDLDTKANDSTRGDKHYWQVWGNPALPVTAYLRETPRFMSEYGLQSWPSQAMVDRIAPRAEQRIDSPVIQAHQKFMAGQGNERLLHYIRLSYGEPRDFAAFLYLGQVMQAEGIQLAALHHRASRPYTMGSLYWQLNDVWPGASWSGLDHDGHWKALHFQARRFFADLAVAALRDDGVTRISLLNDTPTPQRVDWRLRVMALDGREISRRQQAVVLAPGSATEVGRLGDARLLGVEDPARTIAVVELLQDERVVSRQVVSFVEARDQALQADQVKASLQGEGDQLEVVLQARGLVRAAWIDFGLHEVVLEDNLLDLLPGERRVLRARSDRDAATLRAALRVQTLGDILRVHAVR; translated from the coding sequence ATGCAGAACAGAATCACCTCGTGGTGCTTGGCCATTGCCGTGATGCTGCTGCTCATGCCAGCGCAGGCGCCCGCTGCGGTCCTGGACGCACGGTGGGAGTTCCGCCTGCTGCCCGGCAACGCGCAGGCGTCGGCGCATCCCCGCGCCAGCGCCTGGCGAACGGCGCAGGTGCCCGGCAGCGTACACACCGACCTGCTGGCCCATGCACTGATCCCGGATCCCTATGTCGGCGCACCCGAAGCATCGCTGCAGTGGATCGGCCTGGCCGACTGGGAATACCGCGCCACCTTTGATGTCGCGGCCGCAACCCTGGCGCGCCCCCATGCCGAGCTGGTATTCGAGGGGCTTGATACCTTTGCCGAGGTCGAACTCAACGGCCAGCCGTTGCTGCGTGCCGACAACGCGCATCGCACCTGGATCGCACGGGTGGAGGGGCGGCTGCAGCCACGTGGCAACACGCTGCGCATCGTGTTCCGCTCGCCGATCACCACGCTGCTGCCGAGCGTGCAGGCGATGCCGCACAAGATCGCCGGCAATTATCCGTCGCCCTATGGCGACGAGCCGCGCGATGCGATGGTGGGCAACTTCGTGCGCAAGCCGGCGTATCACTTCGGCTGGGACTGGGGCCCGCGTTACGTCACGGCGGGTGTGTGGCGTCCGGTCCGGCTGGAGACCTGGGGCGCGCACCGTATCGACGACCTCGCCGTGCGCACGGACCGGCTGGATGCGGATGCGGCACTGTTGACCGCGCAGGTTACGGTGCGGCACGAAGGCGCGGCGGCCTCGGCGCTGCTCGACGTGGACGTGCGTGACCCGGAGGGCCGCATCGTGGCGCGTGCACAGCACAACGCGTTGTTGCAGCCGGGCGAGCAGCAGATCGACGTGCCCCTGCAGATCGACCAGCCCCGCCGCTGGTGGCCGGCCGGCCAGGGCGCGCAGGACCGCTATACCGTGCATGCGTCACTCGGTCGCGATGAGGATCCCGCGTTGCGCGCAGAACGCCGCATCGGGCTGCGCAGCATTGAACTGCGGCGGCAGGACGATGCCGACGGTGGGCAAGGCTTTGCCTTCGTGATCAACGGACGCGAGATATTCGCCAAGGGGGCCAACGTCATTCCGTTCGACGCGTTCCCTGCGCGGGTGGACACGTCGCGTCTGCGCACGATCCTGACCGCAGCGCGCGACGCCAACATGAACATGCTGCGCAACTGGGGCGGTGGCTATTACGAGGACGACGCCTTCTTCGACATCGCCGATGAGCTCGGCCTGCTGGTCTGGCAGGACTTCATGTTCGGTGGCGGCATGCAGCCGGGCTACGATCCGGCGTTCCGTCAGAGCGTGGTAGCGGAAGCGCGCGACAACGTCCGCCGCCTGCGTCACCACCCCAGCATCGTGTTGTGGTGTGGCAACAACGAAGAAGAGACGGCCTGGAAGGATTGGGGGCATGGCCGCGATCTGGCGAAGGCCGATCCTGTGTTCGCCGCCAAGGTGTGGCAGGGCTATGTCGATCTGTTCGGCAACGACCTGCGCCGGGTCGTGGCTGAGGAAGCGCTGGGGGTGCCGTACTGGTCCAGCTCGCCGAGCAACGATCTGGACACGAAGGCCAACGACTCCACGCGGGGCGACAAGCACTACTGGCAGGTATGGGGTAATCCGGCGCTGCCGGTGACGGCGTACCTGCGCGAGACACCCCGGTTCATGTCCGAATACGGCCTGCAGTCATGGCCGTCGCAGGCGATGGTCGACCGCATTGCGCCGCGCGCGGAACAGCGTATCGACAGCCCGGTGATCCAGGCGCATCAGAAGTTCATGGCCGGGCAGGGCAACGAACGGCTGTTGCACTACATCCGCCTGAGCTACGGTGAACCGCGGGATTTCGCCGCGTTCCTGTATCTCGGCCAAGTGATGCAGGCGGAGGGCATCCAATTGGCCGCGCTGCACCATCGCGCATCGCGCCCCTACACGATGGGCTCGCTTTACTGGCAGCTCAACGATGTGTGGCCGGGCGCTTCGTGGTCCGGCCTGGACCATGACGGCCACTGGAAGGCGCTGCATTTCCAGGCGCGGCGCTTCTTCGCCGACCTTGCGGTGGCGGCGTTGCGCGATGACGGCGTGACCCGGATCAGCCTGTTGAACGATACGCCCACACCGCAGCGGGTCGACTGGCGGCTGCGGGTAATGGCCTTGGACGGTCGTGAGATAAGCCGTAGGCAACAGGCCGTCGTGCTCGCGCCCGGTTCTGCGACCGAGGTCGGGCGGCTGGGGGATGCCCGACTGCTGGGGGTGGAGGACCCTGCGCGCACGATTGCCGTGGTCGAGCTGCTGCAGGACGAGCGGGTAGTGTCGCGGCAGGTGGTCAGCTTCGTCGAAGCGCGCGATCAGGCGCTGCAGGCCGACCAGGTGAAGGCGAGCCTGCAGGGCGAGGGCGATCAGCTTGAGGTGGTGCTGCAGGCGCGGGGTCTGGTGCGTGCGGCGTGGATCGACTTCGGACTGCACGAGGTGGTGCTGGAAGACAACCTGCTGGACCTGCTGCCGGGGGAGCGCCGTGTGCTGCGCGCACGATCTGACCGTGACGCCGCGACGCTGCGCGCGGCGCTGCGCGTGCAGACGCTCGGCGATATTCTCAGGGTACACGCAGTGCGGTAG
- a CDS encoding AGE family epimerase/isomerase, whose translation MTQTPDFRSPAFLRGHIAHTMAFYHPRCIDPQGGFFHYFRDDGSVYDAGHRHLVSSTRFVFDYAMAYREFGDAAYLEGVTHGVRYLRDVHRNPATGGYAWTLRDGVVEDDTNHCYGVAFVLLAYSCALKAGIEEARGWMDETWQLLETRFYEAPYGLYRDEADAQWNFSGYRGQNANMHMCEAMLAAYESSGEQRYLDRALQLADIMTRRQAAKADGLVWEHYDSEWNVDWKYNLDDPKHLFRPWGFQPGHQTEWAKLLLILDRHVQADWLVPLARHLFDVAVERSWDRERGGLYYGFAPDGSVCDDDKYFWVQAETLATAAVLAQRTGDAQYWTWYDRLWAYSWEHFVDHQYGAWFRILDADNRKYSDEKSPAGKVDYHTMGACYEVLNVVRPKA comes from the coding sequence ATGACGCAGACCCCGGACTTCCGTTCGCCCGCCTTCCTGCGCGGCCACATCGCCCACACGATGGCGTTCTACCATCCGCGCTGCATCGATCCGCAGGGCGGCTTCTTCCACTACTTCCGTGACGATGGCAGCGTCTACGACGCAGGGCATCGGCACCTGGTCAGCAGCACCCGCTTTGTCTTCGACTATGCGATGGCCTACCGCGAGTTCGGCGATGCCGCCTACCTGGAAGGCGTCACCCACGGCGTGCGTTACCTGCGCGATGTGCATCGCAATCCCGCGACAGGCGGCTATGCCTGGACGCTGCGCGATGGTGTGGTGGAAGACGATACCAACCATTGCTACGGCGTGGCGTTCGTGCTGCTGGCCTACAGCTGCGCACTGAAGGCCGGCATCGAAGAAGCGCGCGGCTGGATGGATGAAACCTGGCAGTTGCTGGAGACGCGATTCTACGAAGCGCCGTACGGGCTGTACCGCGATGAAGCCGACGCGCAGTGGAATTTCAGTGGCTACCGCGGCCAGAACGCCAACATGCACATGTGCGAAGCGATGCTGGCGGCGTACGAGAGCAGTGGCGAACAGCGCTACCTGGATCGTGCATTGCAGTTGGCCGACATCATGACGCGCCGCCAGGCGGCCAAGGCCGACGGCCTGGTATGGGAACACTACGACAGCGAGTGGAATGTCGACTGGAAGTACAACCTGGATGATCCCAAGCACCTGTTCCGCCCGTGGGGCTTCCAGCCGGGCCATCAGACCGAGTGGGCCAAGCTGCTGCTGATCCTGGACCGTCATGTGCAAGCGGACTGGCTGGTGCCGTTGGCACGCCATCTGTTCGACGTGGCGGTGGAGCGCAGCTGGGACCGCGAGCGCGGTGGCCTGTATTACGGCTTCGCTCCCGATGGCAGCGTCTGCGACGACGACAAGTATTTCTGGGTGCAGGCCGAGACGCTGGCCACCGCCGCGGTGCTGGCGCAACGCACCGGTGACGCGCAGTACTGGACGTGGTACGACCGGCTTTGGGCCTATTCGTGGGAACATTTCGTCGATCACCAGTACGGCGCATGGTTCCGCATCCTCGACGCGGACAACCGCAAGTACAGTGACGAAAAGAGCCCGGCCGGCAAGGTGGATTACCACACCATGGGGGCCTGCTACGAAGTGCTGAACGTGGTCCGGCCCAAGGCCTGA
- a CDS encoding carbohydrate kinase, with protein sequence MGNIVCFGEILIDLLAQPPASPEQPRAFLQYAGGAPANVAVAAARLGVGTQFVGMLGRDMFGDFLADSLQQHGVGTDFIARTDAAKTALAFVALDAHGERSFSFYRPPAADLLFRAADFQAGCFDQASCFHVCSNSLTEAEIARTTFEGMQRARASGALVSLDLNLRPALWPTDADPLPTLWQALELADVVKLSREELDYLAAPLGAQGAEQVLQRLLGAHARWVVVTDGAAPLQWHARDSSGQVESFSVPTVDSTAAGDAFVGGLLTALVERGVDAAGLPAFCADPTAMRAVLRFGAAVGALAVTRKGAFAAMPSRAEVDALLQQPEETH encoded by the coding sequence ATGGGCAACATTGTCTGCTTCGGCGAGATTTTGATCGATCTATTAGCGCAGCCTCCGGCATCGCCCGAGCAGCCGCGGGCCTTCCTGCAGTACGCCGGCGGCGCGCCGGCCAACGTCGCCGTGGCCGCTGCCCGGCTTGGCGTGGGCACCCAGTTCGTCGGCATGCTGGGGCGTGACATGTTCGGCGATTTCCTGGCCGACAGCCTGCAGCAGCATGGCGTGGGAACCGACTTCATTGCGCGCACCGACGCGGCGAAGACCGCGCTGGCCTTCGTGGCGCTGGATGCACACGGTGAGCGCAGTTTCAGCTTCTACCGCCCGCCGGCTGCGGATCTGTTGTTCCGCGCCGCCGATTTCCAGGCAGGGTGCTTCGACCAGGCGAGCTGCTTCCATGTCTGTTCCAACAGCCTGACCGAGGCGGAGATCGCACGGACCACGTTCGAGGGCATGCAGCGTGCGCGCGCTTCGGGTGCGCTGGTCAGCCTGGACCTCAACCTGCGCCCGGCGCTGTGGCCGACCGACGCTGACCCGCTGCCGACGCTGTGGCAGGCGCTGGAACTGGCCGACGTGGTCAAGCTCTCGCGCGAGGAACTGGACTACCTCGCGGCCCCGCTGGGGGCCCAGGGTGCCGAGCAGGTGCTGCAGCGATTGCTGGGCGCGCACGCACGTTGGGTGGTGGTCACTGACGGAGCGGCGCCGCTGCAGTGGCATGCCCGTGACAGCAGCGGCCAGGTGGAAAGCTTCAGCGTGCCGACGGTGGACAGTACCGCCGCCGGTGATGCGTTCGTCGGTGGCCTGCTGACCGCCCTGGTAGAGCGTGGCGTGGATGCCGCCGGACTGCCTGCGTTCTGCGCTGATCCCACGGCGATGCGCGCGGTGCTGCGCTTCGGCGCTGCCGTCGGGGCATTGGCGGTGACCCGCAAGGGTGCGTTCGCGGCCATGCCGTCGCGCGCCGAAGTCGATGCCTTGTTGCAGCAACCCGAGGAGACCCACTGA